The Megachile rotundata isolate GNS110a chromosome 4, iyMegRotu1, whole genome shotgun sequence region tTAGATTaagtgtaaatttaaatatcataataacatttttaatacaattaatatagtaaaatttatttaacatagtGAAATTTTTAACCTTAACTTGTGTTCATTCAAGTTAACAAGTTCCtaggtaaaataatattattttgatttttttattacagatgtgaaatattaaatttagtgGAAGTCGTATATCTGATGcatacattttacaataatttatacaatctcATTTTTAGCAGTAACATAACAATGGAAATTTAATGTCTCAATGAAGATTTATTTTCACTAGTTACTTTCAGAAATGATAGATCTATTGCTTTACAGAAAAATGCAAGCTGCTGCAGTAGCAGGTTCTGATCCTAATAAACAAAGAGAATACCTTaagaaaaagaaacagagaAAACTTCAAAGATTTAAGGAGCTCGAAGAGGAACGCGAAATGGAGAAAAATAAGTGGCTAGCATTTACTAATAAGGTATTATTAAAACACAGTTTTCaaatcaatatattttttagttattcaCATGCAAATTTTTTTGTGATGCAGTCTTCAAAGAAAGGTGTAATTAAGAAGAGTATATTCGCAACACCAGAAAACGTAAATGGTCGAGTTGGAATAGGAACATGTGGTGTAAGCGGTCGAGAAATGACCAAATTTAGCAACGGTGAAAAATGGAGGAGAggagcatgaatgttattgtaaatatacaatttaatactTCGTGACATAGAactatcaattattaatattattatgccGAAATCAGTTCTTTAAAGAACTGAAAACGTATGTTTTGTGTTGTGAAAATGTTTACTTGAGCACATGAATGAGGAGTGTTTGGCGGTTACTTTTAGATTGCGCGTAGACATTATATTATAAACGAACAATGACCTCAAATAAATCCTGAAGTTACTTGGATTTTCTACCTTTCTGAAGCGAATGAACGTTGTGAGTGAATGTATTTCTAGATTAATAcatttatgtggatatgatttgTTTATAATCTGTAATGGACatgaataaatgtatattttaaatccggattatatttatgtattttttattcgatACTATGATCAAACGTTCATTGAatacatacattatacattCTATTATGAAAACGTAACATTGTTCTATAAAGACAAGATGAATAGATAACGGTATAGTTATATGTATCTACAATGTATGTAGAGATGAAGTAATCAACTCCTACGCTGCCCGAACTATATATGATACCGTTAAGAAGGATTCgaaatggtcgttctatcgttgTACAACACGTCACCAGTCGGTGATATATTTAAGAGGATAACGGGAATATAAGTGTTTGATAATCTCAGAAAAATGGATTTATCAAATCATTATCGTTTCGCATAAGTATCGGAACCGTTTTCTAACCTATTTTAATgagatttttaataaacatgtaCGTCCAATGAATCTGACGTTTTTTTTATGCCGTGATACTAAAATAATCTAATGCTTATTCTACGTTAACTATACCTAGTAAACAGTACTTTGTACTTTTATAAATGATGTAAAAATGGAAATACATAGAAGGTGTTTCATGTGCCTACCAATTTACTATTTACAACTTGTACAACTTTACAaatagataattattgtacaaaatattgcATTTGCATAAAAAGAGAAATGGAGTCAAACGAAAGGAATCAATTATCAAATGGGGATGCTGCAAGTAACAGGGACATAGATTGGTCCAGATATGGTTTACATAATAACGTAGAAACACAGAGAAATGATGAAACACGAAGGAATAATAGAGAATACCAAGAACTTGCACCTGAAATGTATGAAACTGGAGCAAATGAACTTTTTGCTCAAGAATATGTAAGTAATTACAATAGCAATGCTCATGAGTTTTCTTTAAATTCATATCTTTCAGAGTTCGGATCCATGGTGGAaatcaaatttcttcatttcacaACCTATATTGTTTGGAACATGGGATGGAGTTTTTACATCTtgtcttattaatatttttggagTCATTGTATTTTTAAGATCAGGATGGATAGTAGGTCAAGCTGGTGTTCTtaatgcaatattaataatCTTTTGTACAGGTAATAATGATTGTTTGTTAGTAATAACAATTTTGAGAACTTCAGAACCAATTTCTTTAATTGTTTTAGTGTGCATTGCATTGGTAACTGTATTATCTGCTGTGGGAATATGCGAAAGATGTAGAGTTGAAAGTGGAGGGGTTTATTTTTTACTATCACACGTGTTAGGATCAAGATTTGGGGGTTCTATTGGATTGCTATATTGTTTTGGGCAGGTACAAGAACTCCTATACTCCTAACTCTGTACCTACagtattacattaaaattatttgtaggcGGTGGGCTGTGCTCTAAATGTTTTAGGTTTTGGAGAATCTATGGCTGGTCTTGTAGGTTTAGAATCTGCATGGGCAGAACGTGGTTTTGCTTGTGCTGCAGTTATCTTGTTGTCTATTATAAATGTTGCTGGTGTCAAATGGGTGATAAAGCTGCAATTCATTCTTTTGCTAATTTTGTTATTAGCTGGTGTAGATTTTATGGTTGGAAGCTTTACTCATGTGAATATTGGTAAGCTGCAGCTTCCAACACAGTTACTACTAttaacagaaataaataattctatgaATATTTTTAGAGGCTGGTTTTGAGGGTTGGCTgtcaggaaatttaaaaaataatactttcCCTGCATATCAAGATGGATACAGTTGGTTCACAGTGTTTGGTGTATTCTTTCCCACAGTAACTGGTGTGTTAGCTGGTATCAATATGAGCGGAGATTTAAGACATCCATCCACAGATATACCTAATGGTACATTAGCAGCAGTAGGGACCGGGTAAAAATCATaactaaaatattttgataCCTCATATTATCGAGAAGTTACACctgattttaatttgatttcagAACTTTATTGTATCTATGTTTCTCAATGTTTCTCGCAGCGACTTGCACTCGAAATGCGCTTCTCACGAATTTCATGATAGCATCAACAGTATCAGCGATTTCGGTACTATTATTAGCAGGCCTTTATGTATCATCATTTAGTAGTTGTTTAGGTGCGATGTACGGTACTCCTAGAGTTCTTCAGTCTATTGCTAGTCAAAATGTTATACCAGGAATGAGCTGTTTACAAAGAGGGGTAAGagtaatacaattactatatccttaaatttaataatataataaaataacaaaatatacttTTCAGAAAGGACCAAACAAAGTGCCGATATACGCTATGTTAGTTGTTGCTGTCGTTACATTGACTTTTATCATTACTGGCCAAATTAATACTCTCGCGCCAATCGTTACAATGCCCTTTCTTTTAACATATGCATGCTTGGACTATGCATATTTTGCTCTTGCGCAAACGTTCGACATACAATTGAACCGGGAACAACGATTTCGTACACAGTCACCAACATTCGATCGCAACTACGGTTCCGCAAGCAGAAATAATTCGATAACAGACACAGACAATGATTTGGACAATTTATTCCCTGAAAGAATAAGACACAAAAATCTTGTTGTAAGTACAGTTGATCATTGTATAAAGATAAGGAGTTAATGGTTCCTATCGTTTTTAGAGAAATCCTAGTCTTTCTGAAAATAACGTCTACATAGATTCTTCTCCGAGTGTCGATGAAAATGGCAGCACTGTGGAAAATTCGGAAAAGAAAATTCATATCCATaataaattggggaattggtacAGTCCTTTATGTAACAGATGGCTCTCCTTGCTAGGAGTAAGTGTTGTACTCAATTATATTACTCGTGAAGTCAATTATGGGAGCACGTGCTAATATTTTACTTTTCAGTGCCTCATAAAATTGCTTATCATGTTTCTCGTCCATTGGGGTTACGCCATAGCCAACATTGTCGTCGTTTTTCTAGTTTGGAGTTACGTAGGTCATGCTAACCCTGCCGTGATACCAGGAGTATCATCAgaatttaaattcttcaaatggtTGAAAATATCTTTGCTAAGACTAATGGGgtaattattttgcaatatttcttCTTGATAGAACTAGTTTTATTTGTTTCTTAATTACAGGAGAAAAATGTACGATTACGAACAAATTGTTGTTGCACCTGTGCATCCAGGTGTTGAAACATCTTCGGCTCAGTTGAACGAAGAAAACGAAGATTTCGCTGGCAGACGAAGATATCATCAAACAGCTACGGTTACAGGGGAATACGTTAACGTTGATTGAAAATGTTGTAGACTAACTAGGCGAAATATCGAATTCGACAAAGTTGCagagtattttataaaaataaattatctgaAAGTAATGTAAGAATGAAGCGTTGTAATTTTGAACGCTAACGACCGCACAAAGCTAGTCTAATCAAAAATATCTCATATCTTAGGCACAAGGAATTTTTTTTGATACAGTGGAACCCGGTAGCCTTAAGATTACTAATAATCAAAAAGAGATATGCTAAGCATTTACATAGTTTTACCACAactttttataacaatttactCGATATGCATTAAATGCTGTAGAAATATGTACTGCCAGAAGCGTTTCTAACAACCGAGGGTCCATATATAATCagtgaattattttaattaccgTGTATTGTAATATAAGattatttattctttataaCTTATAATTTGTAGTTAGGATTCATTGCAAATGATTGCATGAGGGTATCAAAAATGCTGGATATCATACCAATTCGATATCATATCATTTATGACAAAATACTCTGTACATAAGTAGTAATAGTTATTTATAgtatatgttacatttttgtaaatgtCATTGCAGAGACGAGttactaataaaatatacatacagaTTAATAGATAATATATGTGTATCAATTTTATTGGACCTTTTAATTTAACTGGACATAATGGAACAGaggtaagtttaaaaattatttaaaatttctgagGCAACATTCCAATCaactgaataattttataaggtGATTATAGAATAGATTCTaaatagaaattcataaattcataaatgagCTTAGGTGGCATTGATTTCCAGTTTGAGGCGAGGCTGAGGTACGTAGTCCTCAAAGATTCTTatttgaaagttgaaacttggagacttatgaatttggaaatttgggaattggggaatgtaggagttggtgaatatgggaattggggaatgtgggagttagtgaatatgtgaatgggaaagttgtggaattggggaatgtgggaattgggaagttgtggaattagggaatgtaggaattgggaagttgtgaaattggggaatgtgggaatttggaagttgtgaaattgggaaatgtgggaattgggaaattgtgaaattggggaatgtaggagttggtgaatatgggaattgtggaatgtgggaattggtgaatatgGGAATGGAaaagttgtggaattggggaatgtgggaattgggaagttgtgaaattgggaaatgtgggaattgggaaattgtaaaattggggaatgtgggaattgggaagttgtgaaattgggaaatgtgggaattgggaaatgtgggaattgggaaattttgaaattggggaatgtgggaattgggaagttgtgaaattggggaatgtgggaattgtgaagttgtgaaattgtaaaatgtgggaattgaggaatatggaaatttggaaagttgggatttccagaatataaaaatttaaagcttgcaaatttgaaaattataaaattccaaaatttaaaattttgaattaccAGCACGTCATACTATCCTACTACACCCCCTCATTTCCACTACAGTTTTCACATATTACCACATACATTCACGTCGCTAATTATTTAGCTCTTTACAACCCTATTACACAATTACCCCAATGTTAACCAATTAAGAACCGAATAATCGAAGTCGTAAACAAGTTTTATGGTATCTTAATGGATCCAGTATGTATGTCGATAATGTTTCGTGTGCGTGGGGCGCATACCAGTTCCTAATCGTACTGGATTCAGCGAGTATAGTGCGAGGTTGAATCCGGAGAGCTTCGGAAGCCTCGAGGTTCGCGGTGATCTCGTGGTTGGCCACGATGGTTAACCTTCTACTGTGTACCAGCCTCTTAGGTGGTTGCGTTAAAATCCTCCATAGCGTCAGAATGCTAGATAATTAGCTGCGGCATATTAACACGTATTTCTGATCATTTCGATCCTTATTTCTACATGCACTATTTTTTAACTCTTGTGTAACCATTTTTACTCTTATatattatgtaa contains the following coding sequences:
- the LOC100880118 gene encoding solute carrier family 12 member 8 isoform X1, whose product is MESNERNQLSNGDAASNRDIDWSRYGLHNNVETQRNDETRRNNREYQELAPEMYETGANELFAQEYSSDPWWKSNFFISQPILFGTWDGVFTSCLINIFGVIVFLRSGWIVGQAGVLNAILIIFCTVCIALVTVLSAVGICERCRVESGGVYFLLSHVLGSRFGGSIGLLYCFGQAVGCALNVLGFGESMAGLVGLESAWAERGFACAAVILLSIINVAGVKWVIKLQFILLLILLLAGVDFMVGSFTHVNIEAGFEGWLSGNLKNNTFPAYQDGYSWFTVFGVFFPTVTGVLAGINMSGDLRHPSTDIPNGTLAAVGTGTLLYLCFSMFLAATCTRNALLTNFMIASTVSAISVLLLAGLYVSSFSSCLGAMYGTPRVLQSIASQNVIPGMSCLQRGKGPNKVPIYAMLVVAVVTLTFIITGQINTLAPIVTMPFLLTYACLDYAYFALAQTFDIQLNREQRFRTQSPTFDRNYGSASRNNSITDTDNDLDNLFPERIRHKNLVRNPSLSENNVYIDSSPSVDENGSTVENSEKKIHIHNKLGNWYSPLCNRWLSLLGCLIKLLIMFLVHWGYAIANIVVVFLVWSYVGHANPAVIPGVSSEFKFFKWLKISLLRLMGRKMYDYEQIVVAPVHPGVETSSAQLNEENEDFAGRRRYHQTATVTGEYVNVD
- the LOC100880118 gene encoding solute carrier family 12 member 8 isoform X2, with amino-acid sequence MESNERNQLSNGDAASNRDIDWSRYGLHNNVETQRNDETRRNNREYQELAPEMYETGANELFAQEYSSDPWWKSNFFISQPILFGTWDGVFTSCLINIFGVIVFLRSGWIVGQAGVLNAILIIFCTEAGFEGWLSGNLKNNTFPAYQDGYSWFTVFGVFFPTVTGVLAGINMSGDLRHPSTDIPNGTLAAVGTGTLLYLCFSMFLAATCTRNALLTNFMIASTVSAISVLLLAGLYVSSFSSCLGAMYGTPRVLQSIASQNVIPGMSCLQRGKGPNKVPIYAMLVVAVVTLTFIITGQINTLAPIVTMPFLLTYACLDYAYFALAQTFDIQLNREQRFRTQSPTFDRNYGSASRNNSITDTDNDLDNLFPERIRHKNLVRNPSLSENNVYIDSSPSVDENGSTVENSEKKIHIHNKLGNWYSPLCNRWLSLLGCLIKLLIMFLVHWGYAIANIVVVFLVWSYVGHANPAVIPGVSSEFKFFKWLKISLLRLMGRKMYDYEQIVVAPVHPGVETSSAQLNEENEDFAGRRRYHQTATVTGEYVNVD